A region of Massilia sp. KIM DNA encodes the following proteins:
- a CDS encoding alkene reductase, with product MTTMFDPIKVGALELPNRIVMAPLTRSRAIGPGRVPNALMAEYYVQRASAGLILSEATAVTPMGVGYADTPGIWSDEQVAGWKIVTDAVHKAGGRIMLQLWHVGRISDPVFLDGAAPVAPSAIRPAGHVSLVRPKREYATPRALETAEIADIVAAYRKGAENAKKAGFDGVEVHGANGYLLDQFLQDKTNQRTDQYGGSVENRARLMLEVTDACIEVWGADRVGMHLAPRRDSHDMGDSNPAETFGYVARELGKRKIAFICAREAIGEDSLRPLLKKEFGGVYIANEKLTRESAEQLISSGEADAVAFGVWFIANPDLPKRLKENAPLNTPRPELFYHAGAEGYTDYPALQA from the coding sequence ATGACGACAATGTTTGACCCCATCAAAGTGGGCGCCCTCGAGCTGCCGAACCGCATCGTGATGGCGCCGCTGACCCGCTCGCGCGCCATCGGCCCCGGCCGCGTGCCGAACGCCCTGATGGCCGAATACTACGTGCAGCGTGCGTCGGCCGGCCTGATCCTGTCCGAAGCGACCGCCGTGACCCCGATGGGCGTGGGCTATGCCGACACCCCGGGCATCTGGTCGGACGAGCAGGTGGCAGGCTGGAAGATCGTCACCGACGCGGTGCACAAGGCGGGCGGCCGCATCATGCTGCAACTGTGGCACGTGGGCCGCATCTCGGATCCGGTGTTCCTGGACGGCGCCGCGCCGGTCGCCCCCTCGGCGATCCGCCCGGCCGGCCACGTGAGCCTGGTGCGTCCGAAGCGTGAGTACGCCACCCCGCGCGCGCTGGAAACCGCGGAGATCGCGGACATCGTCGCGGCCTACCGCAAGGGCGCGGAGAACGCCAAGAAGGCGGGCTTCGACGGCGTCGAGGTCCATGGCGCCAACGGCTACCTGCTCGACCAGTTCCTGCAAGACAAGACCAACCAGCGCACCGACCAGTACGGCGGCTCGGTGGAGAACCGCGCGCGCCTGATGCTGGAAGTGACCGACGCCTGCATCGAGGTGTGGGGCGCGGACCGCGTCGGCATGCACCTGGCGCCGCGCCGCGATTCGCACGACATGGGCGACTCGAACCCGGCGGAGACCTTCGGCTACGTGGCGCGCGAACTGGGCAAGCGCAAGATCGCCTTCATCTGCGCGCGCGAAGCGATCGGCGAGGACAGCCTGCGCCCGCTGCTGAAGAAGGAATTCGGCGGCGTGTACATCGCCAACGAGAAGCTGACCCGCGAGAGCGCGGAACAGCTGATCTCCTCGGGCGAGGCGGATGCCGTGGCCTTCGGCGTGTGGTTCATCGCCAACCCGGACCTGCCCAAGCGCCTGAAAGAAAACGCGCCGCTGAATACGCCGCGTCCGGAGCTGTTCTATCACGCCGGTGCGGAAGGTTATACCGACTATCCGGCGCTGCAGGCTTAA
- a CDS encoding helix-turn-helix transcriptional regulator, with the protein MDIDAIHKALANPVRRKILQMLKDPQQHFAEQEHPLDFGVCCSLIDRRTGLSQSTVSAHLATLQRAGLVSTRRVAQWVFYQRNEEVIQAFLDQLNDGL; encoded by the coding sequence ATGGACATCGACGCGATCCACAAGGCCCTGGCCAACCCGGTGCGGCGGAAAATCCTGCAGATGCTGAAGGACCCGCAGCAGCACTTCGCCGAGCAGGAGCACCCGCTCGACTTCGGCGTGTGCTGCAGCCTGATCGACAGGCGCACCGGCCTGTCCCAGTCCACCGTCTCGGCCCACCTGGCGACGCTGCAGCGCGCCGGGTTGGTGAGCACGCGGCGCGTCGCCCAATGGGTCTTCTACCAACGCAACGAGGAGGTCATCCAGGCTTTCCTCGATCAACTGAACGACGGACTGTAG
- the sugE gene encoding quaternary ammonium compound efflux SMR transporter SugE, with protein sequence MSWLYLFIAGLLEVAWAVGLKYTAGFTRLWPSVFTLVTMAGSVGMLGLALRQLPLGTAYAVWTGIGTIGTAAFGMVLLNEPAGAMRLLAIGMIAGGIVLLKLLSPA encoded by the coding sequence ATGAGTTGGCTATATCTGTTCATCGCGGGTTTGCTGGAGGTGGCCTGGGCGGTCGGCCTCAAATACACCGCCGGTTTCACCCGGCTCTGGCCTTCGGTGTTCACCCTGGTCACGATGGCGGGCAGCGTCGGCATGCTGGGCCTGGCCCTGCGCCAGCTGCCGCTGGGAACCGCCTACGCGGTGTGGACCGGCATCGGCACCATCGGGACCGCGGCCTTCGGGATGGTCCTGCTGAACGAACCGGCCGGCGCGATGCGCCTGCTGGCGATCGGCATGATCGCCGGCGGCATCGTGCTGCTCAAGCTCCTGTCGCCGGCTTGA
- a CDS encoding succinylglutamate desuccinylase/aspartoacylase family protein codes for MTSSRKFQFKSVNYTGMAPGPRLIIMGATHGNEVAGTKAILRVMEEIDGGKLHIQAGSLTFVPVVNPLAYAKGERNGDRNLNRDLFPKSEPQDFEDHVANWLCPLLAQHDVLLDLHTFNAPGQPFVMVGPENNEGELQPFRHAEKERAWALRLGVRRFVDGWLATYGAGVQRRSRDADELKTVLRYGVGTTEYMRSTGGYALTLECGQHADPQGQDVAYTAIMNTLAFHGLIDAPAPQPAPREEIEALSMVVVHDKLHADDRFTRPWSSFDPVSEGEQIGVRADGTPVLAEFSGRILFPDAKALANKEWYYLTRPNPGFGQ; via the coding sequence ATGACTTCCTCCCGCAAGTTCCAGTTCAAATCCGTCAACTACACCGGCATGGCCCCGGGCCCGCGCCTGATCATCATGGGGGCGACCCATGGCAACGAGGTGGCCGGCACCAAGGCGATCCTGCGCGTGATGGAGGAGATCGACGGCGGCAAGCTGCACATCCAGGCCGGCAGCCTCACCTTCGTGCCGGTCGTGAACCCGCTGGCCTACGCCAAGGGCGAGCGCAACGGCGACCGCAACCTGAACCGCGACCTCTTCCCCAAGAGCGAACCGCAGGACTTCGAGGACCATGTCGCCAACTGGCTCTGCCCCCTGCTGGCCCAGCACGACGTGCTGCTCGACCTGCACACCTTCAACGCCCCCGGCCAGCCCTTCGTGATGGTCGGCCCCGAGAACAACGAAGGCGAGCTGCAGCCCTTCCGCCACGCCGAGAAGGAACGCGCCTGGGCCCTGCGCCTGGGCGTGCGCCGCTTCGTCGACGGCTGGCTGGCGACCTACGGCGCCGGCGTGCAGCGCCGTTCGCGCGACGCCGACGAGCTCAAGACCGTGCTGCGCTACGGCGTCGGCACCACCGAATACATGCGCAGCACCGGCGGCTACGCGCTGACCCTGGAGTGCGGCCAGCACGCCGACCCGCAGGGCCAGGACGTGGCCTATACCGCGATCATGAACACCCTCGCCTTCCACGGCCTGATCGACGCGCCCGCGCCGCAACCGGCGCCGCGCGAAGAGATCGAGGCCCTGTCGATGGTGGTGGTGCACGACAAGCTGCATGCGGACGACCGCTTCACCCGCCCGTGGTCGAGCTTCGATCCGGTCAGCGAGGGCGAGCAGATCGGCGTGCGCGCCGACGGCACCCCGGTGCTGGCCGAGTTCTCGGGCCGCATCCTGTTCCCGGACGCGAAAGCCCTGGCCAACAAGGAATGGTATTACCTGACCCGCCCGAACCCGGGCTTCGGCCAGTAA